In Paracoccus jeotgali, the following are encoded in one genomic region:
- a CDS encoding glycosyltransferase family 39 protein, producing MSVTRPSPARLVGLFVLFQLVVLTVVPAWLSTSPPLDVVEGWGWAPHWLLGTHKHPPMPAWFLQAGYLLLPDRIWTPYLLSQLAVAVTYLLVYRTGRLLMDARSAAAGTLLLAGSLYLTFLTLEFNHNVIQLPFWAAIIHVFARILRSPQRTALWLLLGVLIGCGMHAKYSIIVLAVVAGLAGLLFPSTRPHYRTLRPWLTMGAALLVFAPHLLWLATHELKPLGYAADRSVEKAGAWGPLAFLAAQLLNHLPMLVLLAVAGLRKLPRPQPFALPAAQSLLFLRVFTFGPVLLVVLGSALTGASPRDMWGMPMFTMLGLWIVAEFARDWPTDRLRRLAWTAAGIVTLAAVAFAAQAWRATDHRPARPFWPMQQIAAQAHAAWQSERDTPLRIVGGDRWLAGLVSIALSPAPAVAVTDDLSDSPWITPQDLAAHGMLYLVQPPAAPPAELCPVHGPAHPIDPAQPHLPPMAAFVCHPHAGR from the coding sequence ATGAGCGTCACCCGCCCCTCGCCCGCGCGCCTGGTCGGGCTGTTCGTGCTGTTTCAGCTGGTCGTGCTGACGGTGGTGCCGGCATGGCTCAGCACCTCGCCGCCGCTGGATGTGGTCGAGGGCTGGGGCTGGGCGCCGCATTGGCTGCTGGGCACGCACAAGCACCCGCCGATGCCGGCGTGGTTCCTGCAGGCCGGCTATCTGCTGCTGCCGGACAGGATCTGGACGCCCTATCTGCTGTCGCAACTGGCGGTGGCGGTGACCTATCTGCTGGTCTATCGCACCGGGCGGCTGCTGATGGACGCCCGCAGCGCCGCGGCGGGCACCCTGCTGCTGGCGGGGTCGCTGTATCTGACCTTCCTGACGCTGGAGTTCAATCACAACGTCATCCAACTGCCCTTCTGGGCCGCGATCATCCACGTCTTTGCCCGCATCCTGCGCAGCCCGCAGCGGACCGCGCTGTGGCTGCTGCTGGGGGTGCTGATCGGCTGCGGAATGCATGCGAAATACTCGATCATCGTGCTGGCGGTGGTGGCGGGGCTGGCCGGGCTGCTGTTTCCGTCCACCCGCCCGCACTATCGGACGCTGCGCCCGTGGCTGACCATGGGCGCGGCGCTGCTGGTCTTTGCGCCGCATCTGCTGTGGCTGGCGACGCATGAATTAAAGCCGCTCGGCTATGCCGCCGACCGCTCGGTCGAGAAGGCGGGGGCGTGGGGGCCGCTGGCGTTTCTGGCGGCGCAGCTGCTCAATCACCTGCCGATGCTGGTGCTGCTGGCGGTGGCAGGTCTGCGCAAGCTGCCGCGCCCGCAGCCCTTTGCCCTGCCCGCCGCGCAGAGCCTGCTGTTCCTGCGGGTCTTCACCTTTGGCCCGGTGCTGCTGGTCGTGCTGGGCAGCGCGCTGACCGGCGCCTCGCCCCGCGACATGTGGGGGATGCCGATGTTCACCATGCTGGGGTTGTGGATCGTGGCAGAATTCGCGCGCGACTGGCCCACCGACCGGCTGCGGCGGCTGGCTTGGACGGCGGCGGGGATCGTGACGCTGGCGGCTGTGGCTTTTGCCGCCCAGGCGTGGCGCGCGACCGATCACCGGCCCGCCCGCCCCTTCTGGCCCATGCAGCAGATCGCTGCTCAAGCCCATGCCGCGTGGCAATCCGAGCGTGACACGCCCCTGCGCATCGTCGGCGGCGATCGCTGGCTGGCGGGGCTGGTCAGCATCGCGCTGTCGCCCGCGCCGGCTGTCGCCGTCACCGACGATCTGTCCGATTCGCCATGGATCACCCCCCAGGATCTCGCGGCTCATGGGATGCTGTATCTGGTCCAGCCGCCAGCCGCGCCGCCCGCCGAGCTGTGCCCGGTCCATGGTCCGGCGCACCCCATCGACCCCGCGCAGCCGCACCTGCCGCCGATGGCCGCCTTTGTCTGCCATCCGCACGCGGGACGCTGA
- a CDS encoding PIG-L deacetylase family protein codes for MSAPDHVFRGEVPIAVIAPHPDDESLGCGALLARALAGAGAHVICLTDGSASHPGSRLWPPADLARLRQRELQRALACLGGTARDLTWLGLPDAGLYRCDHDALAARLERIIADLGITHIFAPAIQDHHEDHQAAARATAALRQRRPDWSFFSYPIWSRWDDPDFPATIAPFAPVRLPPGPAATRKRAAIEAHESQLGRIVTDDPTGFVLPPAMVETFAREDELFWRMPA; via the coding sequence TTGAGCGCCCCGGACCACGTCTTTCGCGGCGAGGTGCCCATCGCCGTCATCGCGCCGCATCCCGACGACGAAAGCCTCGGCTGCGGGGCCTTGCTGGCGCGCGCCTTGGCGGGCGCGGGCGCGCATGTGATCTGCCTGACCGATGGCAGCGCCAGCCATCCCGGCTCGCGGCTTTGGCCACCCGCCGATCTGGCCCGGCTCCGGCAGCGCGAGTTGCAGCGCGCGCTGGCCTGCCTCGGCGGGACCGCCCGCGATCTGACATGGCTGGGGCTGCCGGATGCGGGCCTCTATCGCTGCGATCACGACGCCCTGGCGGCGCGGCTGGAACGCATCATCGCCGATCTGGGCATCACCCACATCTTCGCCCCCGCCATTCAGGACCACCACGAGGACCACCAGGCCGCCGCCCGCGCCACCGCCGCCCTGCGCCAAAGACGCCCCGACTGGTCCTTCTTCAGCTACCCAATCTGGAGCCGCTGGGACGACCCCGATTTCCCCGCCACCATCGCCCCGTTCGCGCCGGTCCGCCTGCCGCCCGGCCCCGCCGCCACCCGCAAGCGCGCGGCGATCGAGGCGCATGAAAGCCAGCTCGGCCGCATCGTCACCGACGATCCCACCGGCTTCGTCCTGCCCCCCGCGATGGTCGAGACCTTCGCCCGCGAGGATGAACTGTTCTGGAGGATGCCGGCATGA
- a CDS encoding metallophosphoesterase produces the protein MPHWYTADTHFNDDGIRRFFARPFASTAQMDEAMIARASDVVAPQDDFWIIGDFAWCEDDAGRAAATATFNRLPGRKHLVQGNHNPVWLLDAVDWASTHHLVEVQDEDQLFVLCHYPLVTWNHARSGSVNLFGHVHLNWQGAANQINVGVDCWDFAPVSRRDVLLRGFELPESELFLQVERV, from the coding sequence ATGCCCCATTGGTACACCGCCGACACGCATTTCAACGATGACGGCATCCGCCGCTTTTTCGCCCGCCCCTTTGCCAGCACCGCCCAGATGGACGAGGCGATGATCGCGCGGGCCAGCGATGTCGTGGCCCCGCAGGATGATTTCTGGATCATCGGCGACTTCGCCTGGTGCGAGGATGACGCCGGGCGCGCGGCGGCCACCGCGACCTTCAACCGCCTGCCCGGCCGCAAGCATCTGGTGCAGGGCAATCACAATCCGGTCTGGCTGCTGGACGCCGTCGACTGGGCCAGCACCCATCACCTTGTCGAGGTGCAGGACGAGGATCAGCTGTTCGTGCTGTGCCACTACCCGCTGGTGACGTGGAATCACGCGCGCTCCGGCTCGGTCAACCTGTTCGGGCATGTGCATCTGAACTGGCAGGGGGCGGCGAACCAGATCAATGTCGGCGTGGATTGCTGGGATTTCGCGCCCGTCTCGCGCCGCGACGTGCTGCTGCGCGGGTTCGAACTGCCGGAAAGCGAGCTGTTCCTTCAGGTCGAGCGGGTCTGA
- a CDS encoding acyl-CoA dehydrogenase family protein, translating into MNVPTPPLRPSAPTDIAELCDELFAAAADEERGTRPIAHSIDLLRRAGALTQDGASDLVQSARLLMRIGAANLPVGRLFEGHMNALRLIRLYGSDTQQRSTTQLLDNGGFFGVWGADGPVPATLKDSPTPQLDGSKNFASGLGTVTHALVTVNSGPEVRLALIDVTDPARADLSGWNMLGMQATASGSYDFAGLPAQDIEWIGVPGDYLQEPHFVGGVWRIAALQAGAAAGLLDQAAATLRQMGRMQAEAQKTRLMTALMQVWAGMALTERAAQASVAEGPAERIVSTSISARLLTEEAALGAIKAVEQSLGLRHFDSESTTGRMARDLSVYLRQAARDAFLQRAADHALGQDGTVWGVFD; encoded by the coding sequence ATGAACGTGCCGACCCCGCCCCTTCGCCCCTCTGCCCCCACCGATATCGCCGAACTCTGCGACGAGTTGTTCGCGGCCGCCGCGGATGAGGAACGCGGCACCCGTCCTATCGCCCACTCCATCGACCTGCTGCGACGCGCCGGCGCATTGACCCAAGACGGTGCCAGCGACCTGGTCCAGTCTGCGCGGCTGCTGATGCGGATCGGTGCGGCGAACCTGCCCGTCGGGCGGCTGTTCGAGGGGCACATGAACGCGCTGCGGCTGATCCGCCTTTACGGCAGCGACACGCAGCAGCGCAGCACCACGCAGCTTCTCGACAATGGCGGCTTCTTCGGCGTCTGGGGCGCGGATGGGCCGGTGCCGGCGACGCTGAAGGACAGCCCGACCCCGCAGCTGGACGGCTCCAAGAACTTCGCCTCCGGGCTCGGCACCGTCACCCATGCCCTTGTCACCGTGAATTCCGGGCCAGAGGTGCGGCTGGCGCTGATCGATGTCACCGATCCGGCGCGGGCGGATCTGTCGGGCTGGAACATGCTGGGGATGCAGGCCACCGCCTCGGGCAGCTATGATTTCGCGGGACTCCCCGCGCAGGACATCGAGTGGATCGGCGTGCCCGGCGATTACCTGCAAGAACCGCATTTCGTCGGCGGCGTCTGGCGCATCGCGGCCCTGCAGGCGGGGGCGGCAGCCGGTCTGCTGGATCAGGCGGCGGCGACCCTGCGTCAGATGGGCCGGATGCAGGCCGAGGCGCAGAAAACCCGGCTGATGACCGCGCTGATGCAGGTCTGGGCCGGCATGGCCCTGACCGAACGCGCCGCGCAGGCCAGCGTCGCCGAAGGCCCTGCCGAGCGGATCGTCAGCACCTCGATCTCGGCCCGGCTCTTGACCGAAGAAGCCGCCCTCGGCGCGATCAAGGCGGTCGAACAAAGCCTCGGCCTGCGGCATTTCGACAGCGAATCCACGACCGGCCGCATGGCGCGCGATCTGTCGGTCTATCTGCGACAGGCCGCCCGCGATGCCTTCCTGCAGCGGGCGGCCGATCACGCCTTGGGGCAGGACGGCACGGTCTGGGGGGTCTTCGATTGA
- a CDS encoding GtrA family protein: MSLNLTKILRFLIVGVGNTAVDFAVFWLLQGLAPLLANVIAWGVAVLFSYALNSSWTFQRGRSHWQALPRFVMGGALVSLAISSLSLGLMTGWIGLWPAKIVGTVVAAALNFLVALWSIESARGRRA, from the coding sequence ATGAGCCTGAATTTGACCAAGATCCTGCGCTTTCTGATCGTGGGCGTCGGCAATACGGCGGTCGATTTCGCCGTCTTCTGGCTGCTGCAGGGGCTGGCGCCGCTGCTGGCCAATGTCATCGCCTGGGGGGTCGCGGTCCTGTTTTCCTATGCGCTGAATTCAAGCTGGACCTTCCAGCGCGGTCGCAGCCATTGGCAGGCGCTGCCGCGTTTCGTCATGGGGGGCGCGCTGGTGTCGCTGGCGATCTCCTCGCTGTCTCTGGGCCTGATGACCGGCTGGATCGGGCTGTGGCCGGCCAAGATCGTTGGGACCGTCGTCGCGGCGGCGCTGAATTTCCTGGTCGCGCTGTGGTCGATCGAATCCGCGCGGGGCCGCCGGGCATGA
- a CDS encoding glycosyltransferase family 2 protein produces MKSLAFVIPIYNEAENIASLLDRLLSVADRLERLFALQVRLVFIDDGSADDSYDILKAQEFGGRPAQIVQFSRNFGKEAALSAGLEAAADADAVILMDADLQHPPEAALDFVTGWLEEGYDSVYSYKDQRRKSEGALRALMSWLFYRTINHGARFVIPRDAGDFRLLTQPVCHALLAMPENQRFMKGLYGWVGFRQKAIPFTPEPRMAGTSSFRPAQLFAMTLDALTSFTIAPLRFMALFGLIIACLSTLYGIFIVVERLLVGGNPAGIASVLTLISFFGGMQMLALGLLGEYVGKGVLEAKNRPSFIIRDRVTINADGAATGAEPQVAPLSKAGRGR; encoded by the coding sequence ATGAAAAGCCTGGCGTTTGTCATTCCGATCTACAACGAAGCCGAGAACATCGCCTCGCTGCTGGACCGGCTGCTGTCGGTCGCCGACCGGCTCGAGCGGTTATTCGCGTTGCAGGTCCGGCTGGTCTTCATCGACGATGGCAGCGCCGATGACAGCTATGACATCCTGAAGGCGCAGGAGTTCGGCGGCCGTCCGGCGCAGATCGTGCAGTTTTCGCGCAATTTCGGGAAAGAGGCGGCGCTGTCGGCAGGGCTGGAAGCTGCGGCCGATGCCGATGCGGTGATCCTGATGGACGCCGATCTGCAGCACCCGCCCGAGGCCGCGCTGGACTTCGTCACGGGCTGGCTCGAAGAAGGCTATGACAGCGTCTATTCCTACAAGGATCAGCGCCGGAAAAGCGAGGGCGCGCTGCGGGCGCTGATGTCCTGGCTGTTCTATCGCACCATCAATCACGGCGCGCGCTTCGTCATTCCGCGCGACGCGGGCGATTTCCGGCTGCTGACGCAGCCGGTCTGCCACGCGCTGCTGGCGATGCCGGAAAACCAGCGCTTCATGAAGGGGCTGTATGGCTGGGTCGGGTTCCGCCAAAAGGCCATCCCCTTCACGCCCGAGCCGCGCATGGCCGGCACCTCCAGCTTTCGCCCGGCGCAGCTTTTCGCCATGACGCTGGATGCGCTGACCAGCTTCACCATCGCGCCGCTGCGGTTCATGGCGCTGTTCGGGCTGATCATCGCCTGCCTCAGCACCCTTTACGGCATCTTCATCGTGGTCGAGCGGCTGCTGGTCGGCGGCAACCCGGCGGGGATCGCCTCGGTCCTGACGCTGATCTCGTTCTTCGGCGGGATGCAGATGCTGGCACTGGGGCTGCTGGGCGAATATGTCGGCAAGGGCGTGCTCGAGGCCAAGAACCGCCCCAGCTTCATCATCCGCGACCGGGTGACGATCAACGCCGACGGGGCTGCGACAGGGGCCGAACCGCAGGTCGCGCCGCTGTCAAAGGCAGGCCGCGGGCGGTGA
- a CDS encoding ChbG/HpnK family deacetylase gives MRGVLVADDFGLGLRHNQVILTLLENGAIDATSVMIDGALPPDHLARLERCRRQGAQIGLHLNLTHRFDADPAAPTISQLLRDALRGRVPAALLGDFARQAQAFQDRFERLPDFYDGHQHVHCLPGFAAAAAALPKGEATWLRVPLPRGAGGLRRNIRAGGPKTLLVASLARAARRRFRRMGWRVNEDFSGFLRLDDPVSVRRWLPRLLDATGPDCVVMVHPGAQDDPAQCPGHAAAARQVEAEILAGRKEHEP, from the coding sequence GTGAGGGGCGTTCTGGTCGCCGACGATTTCGGGCTGGGGCTGCGGCACAATCAGGTCATCCTGACCCTGCTGGAAAACGGCGCGATCGACGCGACGTCGGTGATGATCGACGGCGCGCTGCCGCCGGATCATCTGGCGCGGCTGGAACGCTGCCGGCGGCAGGGCGCGCAAATCGGGCTGCATCTGAACCTGACCCACAGATTTGACGCTGACCCCGCCGCGCCCACCATCTCGCAACTGCTGCGGGACGCGCTGCGGGGGCGGGTGCCGGCAGCGCTGCTGGGGGATTTCGCGCGGCAGGCGCAGGCGTTTCAGGATCGGTTCGAGCGGCTGCCCGATTTCTATGACGGTCATCAGCATGTCCACTGCCTGCCCGGCTTTGCCGCCGCCGCGGCCGCGTTGCCGAAAGGCGAGGCGACATGGCTGCGCGTCCCGCTGCCTCGTGGGGCGGGCGGGCTGCGCCGCAATATCCGCGCGGGTGGGCCAAAGACGCTGCTGGTCGCCTCGCTGGCGCGGGCGGCGCGGCGGCGTTTCCGGCGAATGGGCTGGCGCGTCAACGAGGATTTCAGCGGGTTTCTGCGGCTGGACGATCCGGTCAGCGTGCGGCGTTGGCTGCCGCGTCTGCTGGATGCAACCGGCCCCGATTGCGTTGTGATGGTGCATCCGGGGGCGCAGGACGACCCGGCGCAATGTCCCGGTCATGCAGCGGCCGCGCGGCAGGTGGAGGCGGAGATCCTCGCAGGCCGGAAAGAGCACGAGCCATGA
- a CDS encoding ADP-ribosylglycohydrolase family protein, whose amino-acid sequence MQDKISACLLGGAMGDAMGADIEFWSLDQIRREGVRASDSITDDTQMTLFTAEGLIRARVRVAERGICAPEAVVHHALLRWYVTQGGRPQMQVCDRGLITDPRLHRRRAPGLTCLSALAEATRFGEPALNDSKGCGTIMRVAPCALIASDARQAEQLAHDTSALTHGHVLGIEAAVAQARILFELLHGASLADAVGAVALSAPIMRALDAAMTAPDDGKPDTVERLGEGWVAEEALSIAVYAARVGRDPDHGLRIAAIHSGDSDSTAAIAGNLLGLLHSQQVLATCPPLRERDLIEGVARDLTLARADALSPDLSARYQGW is encoded by the coding sequence ATGCAAGACAAGATCAGCGCCTGCCTGCTGGGCGGGGCCATGGGCGACGCCATGGGGGCAGATATCGAGTTCTGGAGCCTCGACCAGATCCGCCGCGAGGGGGTCCGTGCCTCGGACAGCATCACCGACGACACTCAGATGACGCTGTTCACCGCCGAAGGGCTGATCCGCGCCCGGGTCCGGGTCGCCGAACGCGGCATCTGCGCGCCCGAGGCGGTCGTCCACCACGCCCTGCTGCGCTGGTATGTGACCCAAGGCGGCAGACCGCAGATGCAGGTCTGCGACCGGGGCCTGATCACCGATCCGCGCCTGCACCGCCGCCGCGCGCCGGGGCTGACCTGCCTGTCGGCGCTGGCCGAGGCGACGCGCTTTGGTGAACCGGCGCTGAATGACAGCAAGGGCTGCGGCACCATCATGCGCGTCGCCCCCTGCGCCCTGATCGCAAGCGACGCGCGGCAGGCAGAACAGCTGGCCCACGACACCTCGGCCTTGACCCACGGCCATGTTCTGGGGATCGAGGCAGCCGTCGCGCAGGCGCGCATCCTGTTCGAACTGCTGCATGGCGCCTCGCTTGCCGACGCGGTGGGCGCGGTGGCGCTGTCCGCGCCGATCATGCGGGCGCTGGATGCCGCGATGACCGCACCGGACGACGGCAAGCCGGACACCGTCGAGAGGCTGGGGGAAGGCTGGGTGGCCGAAGAGGCGCTGTCCATCGCCGTCTATGCCGCGCGGGTGGGGCGCGATCCGGACCACGGGCTGCGGATTGCCGCGATCCATTCCGGCGACAGCGACAGCACCGCCGCCATTGCCGGAAACCTGCTGGGGCTGCTGCACAGCCAGCAGGTGCTGGCCACCTGCCCGCCCCTGCGCGAACGCGACCTGATCGAGGGCGTCGCCCGCGACCTGACCCTTGCCCGCGCCGATGCGTTGAGCCCCGACCTCTCCGCGCGTTATCAGGGCTGGTGA
- a CDS encoding cold-shock protein: MANGTVKWFNSTKGFGFIAPEGGSRDVFVHISALERAGIQHLNDGQAVTFDIESGRDGRESATNLALA, translated from the coding sequence ATGGCTAATGGCACCGTGAAATGGTTCAATTCCACCAAAGGTTTTGGTTTTATCGCCCCCGAGGGTGGGTCGCGCGACGTGTTCGTGCATATCAGCGCGCTTGAGCGTGCTGGCATCCAGCACCTGAACGACGGTCAGGCCGTGACCTTTGACATCGAATCCGGCCGTGACGGTCGCGAATCGGCGACGAACCTGGCGCTCGCATAA